Proteins from one Catenuloplanes atrovinosus genomic window:
- a CDS encoding transglycosylase domain-containing protein, with protein MSGYGDSDRPDDWFGPSTPPRASGSARPGYPGASGPSSGSARPGYPGASGPSSGSARVPGATPGRAPVGGGPAVGGARVPGTARVPVSGSAPVSGRATPGAAGIRPVSPAGPAGSGPAGSGKGRRGRRAAGPLSPEAAKRARRRKIANWSIAAFAVVTLVAGVSIMGLTYAFDDIPDINTFEPETSTVVYADGSELTKLGAQNRTLVPAEKISPLVKHAVAAAEDQKFYEHSGIDLKGIARAAWNNISGGNTQGASTITQQYARHAAELTGINYNRKIREALLARKIEDRYEKDEIISLYLNAIYFGRGAHGVEAAAKAYFNKSVTAMPGEKDALTASEAAVLASVIKQPEPDPVTGHQGYDPHHNAEEAKIRWGYTLDNMVEAGWITSQERSEAAYPEKTLAEYDPKACQLQCLNDKPVGLIMEYVRAELAAMGITDWQQRPYKIQLSINPAVQKAAEEAASRKSESSPMHELPENHQAALVAIDPKTGQVLAYYGGDDGAGFDFAGLNGGHSPGSTAKMYTLAAALREGMSMESRWDSTIEKDEERDREISNAGRTPPACAKSCSLEEMTIRSWNSPFYMMTKEMGPEKVVEAARDAGIKSMWTNDGDEIDLTAVEPTAVAPSKFDVEVGFGQYPVKVIEHVNGLATLAAGGVHRQAHFVVGVERKNPATGAWVKVDGAEVKSEQAFEEEQVASLLEVLQKIPASSDGNDVSLDGGRPAFAKSGTWELGPSDPTANGDAWYLGATRQVATGVWVGTSGDRKALTNPDGEPIYGGQEPASIWKMFMDAVHAQLKLEVEQFPEGGPIGDPAKFANGLAVPETPVTSSAPPAPGNGGDPAGTPATPDGGAGNPGGPGGDEDDEPVTPTSPPPPPPSPTAGAPTSSPPPRGEEDE; from the coding sequence ATGAGCGGGTACGGCGACAGCGATCGCCCGGACGACTGGTTCGGGCCGAGCACGCCCCCACGTGCCTCCGGCAGCGCCCGGCCCGGTTACCCCGGCGCATCCGGTCCCAGCAGCGGCAGCGCCCGGCCCGGTTACCCCGGCGCATCCGGTCCCAGCAGCGGCAGCGCCCGCGTGCCGGGTGCCACCCCGGGGCGCGCCCCGGTGGGCGGCGGCCCGGCCGTCGGCGGTGCGCGGGTGCCGGGCACGGCCAGGGTGCCGGTGAGCGGCAGCGCGCCGGTCAGCGGACGCGCCACGCCCGGAGCCGCCGGCATCCGCCCCGTCTCCCCCGCGGGACCGGCCGGGAGCGGACCGGCCGGGAGCGGGAAGGGCCGCCGTGGCCGGCGTGCCGCCGGGCCGCTCAGCCCCGAGGCGGCCAAGCGTGCCCGGCGCCGGAAGATCGCCAACTGGTCGATCGCCGCGTTCGCGGTCGTCACCCTGGTGGCCGGCGTCAGCATCATGGGGCTGACCTACGCCTTCGACGACATCCCGGACATCAACACGTTCGAGCCGGAGACCTCCACCGTCGTGTACGCGGACGGCTCGGAGCTGACCAAGCTGGGCGCGCAGAACCGCACGCTGGTGCCGGCCGAGAAGATATCCCCGCTGGTCAAGCACGCGGTCGCGGCGGCCGAGGACCAGAAGTTCTACGAACACTCCGGCATCGACCTCAAGGGCATCGCCCGCGCCGCGTGGAACAACATCTCCGGCGGCAACACCCAGGGCGCGTCCACGATCACCCAGCAGTACGCGCGGCACGCCGCGGAGCTGACCGGCATCAACTACAACCGGAAGATCCGCGAGGCGCTGCTGGCCCGCAAGATCGAGGACAGGTACGAGAAGGACGAGATCATCTCGCTGTACCTGAACGCGATCTACTTCGGCCGCGGCGCGCACGGCGTCGAGGCCGCGGCGAAGGCCTACTTCAACAAGTCGGTCACCGCGATGCCCGGCGAGAAGGACGCCCTCACCGCGTCCGAGGCCGCGGTGCTCGCCTCCGTGATCAAGCAGCCGGAGCCCGACCCGGTCACCGGCCACCAGGGCTACGACCCGCACCACAACGCCGAGGAAGCGAAGATCCGCTGGGGGTACACGCTCGACAACATGGTCGAGGCGGGCTGGATCACCTCGCAGGAGCGGTCCGAGGCGGCGTACCCGGAGAAGACGCTGGCCGAGTACGACCCGAAGGCCTGCCAGCTCCAGTGCCTCAACGACAAGCCGGTCGGCCTGATCATGGAGTACGTGCGGGCCGAGCTGGCGGCGATGGGCATCACGGACTGGCAGCAGCGGCCGTACAAGATCCAGCTCTCGATCAACCCGGCCGTACAGAAGGCGGCCGAGGAGGCGGCCTCGCGCAAGAGCGAGTCCTCGCCGATGCACGAGCTGCCGGAGAACCACCAGGCCGCGCTGGTCGCGATCGACCCGAAGACCGGCCAGGTGCTCGCCTACTACGGCGGCGACGACGGTGCCGGCTTCGACTTCGCCGGGCTGAACGGCGGTCACTCGCCGGGCTCGACCGCCAAGATGTACACGCTCGCGGCCGCGCTGCGCGAGGGCATGTCGATGGAGTCGCGCTGGGACTCGACCATCGAGAAGGACGAGGAGCGCGACCGGGAGATCTCCAACGCCGGCCGCACGCCGCCCGCCTGCGCGAAGTCGTGCTCGCTGGAGGAGATGACCATCCGGTCGTGGAACAGCCCGTTCTACATGATGACCAAGGAGATGGGCCCGGAGAAGGTCGTCGAGGCCGCCCGGGACGCCGGCATCAAATCCATGTGGACCAACGACGGCGACGAGATCGACCTGACCGCCGTGGAGCCCACCGCGGTCGCGCCCAGCAAGTTCGACGTGGAGGTCGGCTTCGGGCAGTACCCGGTGAAGGTGATCGAGCACGTCAACGGCCTCGCCACGCTCGCCGCGGGCGGCGTCCACCGCCAGGCCCACTTCGTGGTCGGCGTCGAGCGGAAGAACCCGGCGACCGGCGCGTGGGTCAAGGTCGACGGCGCGGAGGTGAAGTCGGAGCAGGCCTTCGAGGAGGAGCAGGTGGCCAGCCTGCTGGAGGTGCTGCAGAAGATCCCCGCCTCGAGTGACGGCAACGACGTGTCGCTGGACGGCGGCCGGCCCGCGTTCGCCAAGTCCGGCACCTGGGAGCTCGGCCCGTCCGACCCGACGGCGAACGGCGACGCCTGGTACCTCGGCGCGACCCGGCAGGTGGCGACCGGCGTCTGGGTCGGCACCAGCGGCGACCGGAAGGCGCTCACCAACCCGGACGGCGAGCCGATCTACGGCGGCCAGGAACCGGCCAGCATCTGGAAGATGTTCATGGACGCCGTCCACGCGCAGCTCAAGCTGGAGGTGGAGCAGTTCCCGGAGGGTGGGCCGATCGGTGACCCGGCCAAGTTCGCCAACGGTCTCGCCGTGCCCGAGACGCCCGTGACCAGCAGCGCGCCTCCGGCACCGGGCAACGGCGGCGACCCGGCCGGCACCCCCGCGACGCCCGACGGTGGCGCGGGCAACCCCGGCGGCCCGGGCGGCGACGAGGACGACGAGCCGGTCACACCGACCTCGCCCCCGCCACCGCCGCCCTCCCCGACCGCGGGCGCACCCACCTCCAGCCCGCCGCCGCGCGGTGAGGAGGACGAGTAA
- a CDS encoding phosphatidylinositol-specific phospholipase C/glycerophosphodiester phosphodiesterase family protein, with protein sequence MLRRMSTVLAVAAALLTVTQAAPAQAHGRTAPLPQAHAHNDYEHERPLLDALDHGFTSVEADIYLVGGELLVAHDPEDLQPGRTLAALYLDPLVERVRANRGRVYRGSPISLQLLIDIKNTGAATYTALDATLREYRTILSRYAYGRVTTGAVTAVISGDRPRELMESQTVRYAFYDGRMSDLTAGAPAEFIPLISDNWNNVFSWQGDGPMPADQRARLREIVRTAHEDGRRVRFWATPDTAGPARTAVWTELRRAGVDHINTDDLAGLEAFLRAKR encoded by the coding sequence ATGCTGCGTCGCATGTCGACCGTGCTGGCCGTCGCGGCCGCACTCCTCACCGTCACGCAGGCCGCCCCCGCGCAGGCGCACGGCCGCACCGCGCCGCTGCCCCAGGCGCACGCGCACAACGACTACGAGCACGAGCGGCCGCTGCTGGACGCGCTCGACCACGGCTTCACCAGCGTCGAGGCGGACATCTACCTGGTCGGCGGCGAGCTGCTCGTCGCGCACGACCCGGAGGACCTCCAGCCCGGCCGTACGCTGGCGGCGCTGTACCTGGACCCGCTGGTGGAGCGCGTCCGGGCGAACCGTGGCCGGGTCTACCGGGGCAGCCCGATCTCCCTCCAACTGCTGATCGACATCAAGAACACCGGTGCCGCGACCTACACCGCGCTGGACGCCACGCTGCGCGAGTACCGCACGATCCTGAGCCGGTACGCGTACGGCCGGGTCACCACCGGCGCGGTCACCGCCGTGATCAGCGGCGACCGCCCGCGCGAGCTGATGGAGTCGCAGACCGTCCGGTACGCGTTCTACGACGGCCGGATGAGCGACCTCACGGCCGGCGCGCCGGCCGAGTTCATCCCGCTGATCAGCGACAACTGGAACAACGTCTTCAGCTGGCAGGGCGACGGCCCGATGCCGGCCGACCAGCGCGCCCGGCTGCGCGAGATCGTCCGTACCGCGCACGAGGACGGCCGCCGGGTGCGGTTCTGGGCCACGCCGGACACGGCCGGCCCGGCCCGTACCGCGGTCTGGACCGAGCTGCGCCGGGCCGGCGTCGACCACATCAACACCGACGACCTGGCCGGCCTGGAGGCGTTCCTCCGCGCGAAGCGCTGA
- a CDS encoding class I SAM-dependent methyltransferase, producing the protein MSRTGHEWRAEPYRAANTGQVHAALKALARAGVPRGGRFADVGCGSGEVAEAMARRGMTVDASDVSESMVEAARARCAALPVTVEQRDARRLALEPGGYDVVHSSWMLHWLEDFTHPVRTMARAVAPGGLLVLQYSAAQARADGFALRDTLRAVADRPAWRERLREAPILIYQHPADEVSVLLAAEGLAVSPAEPVAPDLGAGDLDRLRATLRAATFAAQAEVLGDDTDAFIDECLTALVAAGALDAHNVCVVARRPPLSV; encoded by the coding sequence ATGTCGCGGACCGGGCACGAGTGGCGGGCGGAGCCGTACCGGGCGGCGAACACCGGGCAGGTCCACGCGGCGCTGAAGGCGCTGGCCCGGGCCGGGGTGCCGCGCGGCGGCCGGTTCGCGGACGTGGGCTGCGGGTCCGGCGAGGTCGCGGAGGCGATGGCCCGGCGCGGCATGACGGTCGACGCGTCCGACGTCAGCGAGTCCATGGTGGAGGCGGCGCGGGCCCGGTGCGCGGCGCTGCCGGTCACGGTGGAGCAGCGGGACGCCCGCCGGCTGGCGCTGGAGCCCGGCGGGTACGACGTGGTCCACTCGTCGTGGATGCTGCACTGGCTGGAGGACTTCACCCATCCGGTACGGACCATGGCCCGCGCGGTCGCGCCCGGTGGCCTGCTGGTGTTGCAGTACAGCGCCGCGCAGGCGCGCGCGGACGGGTTCGCACTGCGCGACACGCTGCGCGCGGTGGCGGACCGGCCCGCGTGGCGGGAGCGGCTGCGCGAGGCGCCGATCCTGATCTACCAGCATCCCGCGGACGAGGTGTCGGTGCTGCTGGCCGCGGAGGGCCTGGCCGTGTCGCCGGCCGAACCGGTCGCGCCGGACCTCGGCGCCGGTGACCTGGACCGGCTGCGCGCGACGCTGCGGGCCGCCACGTTCGCGGCGCAGGCCGAGGTGCTCGGCGACGACACGGACGCGTTCATCGACGAGTGCCTGACCGCGCTGGTGGCCGCCGGGGCGCTCGACGCGCACAACGTGTGCGTCGTGGCCCGGCGGCCGCCGCTGTCCGTCTGA
- a CDS encoding metallophosphoesterase family protein produces MSTPGLYAVSDLHVTYVENREITESLRPVTPDDWLIVAGDVAEKVADIQRTLALLASRWATVIWAPGNHELWTVRDDAVRLRGEERYRHLVEVARELGVHTPEDPYPVWNDVVIAPLFVGYDYSWRVPGVSTKEESLRNAERAGVVCTDEFVLHPDPYPGRDAWCAARAAITEARLAAIPDGLPTVLANHYPLVREPTAVLWKPEFAQWCGTDLTADWHLRFRATVMVYGHLHIPRTTWHDGVRFEEVSLGYPREWRQRGSGTPAPVRRILPA; encoded by the coding sequence ATGAGTACGCCAGGGTTGTACGCGGTCAGCGACCTGCACGTCACGTACGTGGAGAACAGGGAGATCACGGAGTCGCTGCGGCCGGTCACCCCGGACGACTGGCTGATCGTGGCCGGTGACGTGGCGGAGAAGGTCGCCGACATCCAGCGCACGCTGGCGCTGCTGGCCTCGCGGTGGGCGACCGTGATCTGGGCGCCGGGGAACCACGAGCTGTGGACGGTCCGCGACGACGCGGTGCGGCTGCGCGGCGAGGAGCGCTACCGGCACCTGGTCGAGGTCGCCCGCGAGCTGGGCGTGCACACGCCGGAGGATCCGTACCCGGTGTGGAACGACGTGGTGATCGCGCCGCTGTTCGTCGGCTACGACTACTCGTGGCGGGTGCCCGGCGTGTCCACGAAGGAGGAGTCGCTGCGCAACGCGGAGCGGGCGGGCGTGGTCTGCACGGACGAGTTCGTGCTGCACCCTGATCCGTACCCGGGCCGGGACGCCTGGTGCGCCGCCCGGGCCGCGATCACCGAGGCCCGCCTGGCGGCGATCCCGGACGGCCTGCCGACCGTGCTGGCCAACCACTATCCGCTGGTCCGCGAGCCCACCGCGGTGCTGTGGAAGCCGGAGTTCGCGCAGTGGTGCGGCACCGACCTGACCGCGGACTGGCACCTGCGCTTCCGCGCCACCGTCATGGTCTACGGCCACCTGCACATCCCGCGTACCACCTGGCACGACGGGGTCCGCTTCGAGGAGGTGTCGCTCGGCTACCCGCGCGAGTGGCGGCAGCGCGGCTCCGGCACGCCCGCCCCGGTCCGCCGAATCCTCCCGGCATGA
- a CDS encoding 4'-phosphopantetheinyl transferase family protein, whose product MIERLLPPGIAWAETFGDEDCALFPAEEAAIARAVDKRRREFVTARWCARRALATLGLPPSPIVPGERGAPGWPPGVVGAITHCPGYRAAVAARTPAVRSVGVDAELHEPLPDGVLDLVSVPEERAWLAAAPAGTHWDRLLFSAKESVYKAWFPLARRWLGFEEARLTALPDGTFHADLLVDGPVTAFSGRWLTADGLILTAIVHTRA is encoded by the coding sequence ATGATCGAACGGCTGCTCCCGCCCGGCATCGCCTGGGCCGAGACGTTCGGCGACGAGGACTGCGCGCTGTTCCCGGCCGAGGAGGCCGCCATCGCCCGCGCCGTGGACAAGCGCCGCCGCGAGTTCGTCACCGCCCGCTGGTGCGCCCGCCGCGCACTCGCCACGCTCGGCCTGCCCCCGTCGCCCATCGTGCCCGGCGAACGCGGCGCCCCCGGCTGGCCCCCCGGCGTCGTCGGCGCCATCACGCACTGTCCCGGCTACCGGGCCGCGGTCGCCGCCCGTACCCCCGCCGTCCGCTCCGTCGGAGTCGACGCCGAACTGCACGAGCCGCTCCCGGACGGCGTGCTCGACCTGGTCAGCGTGCCGGAGGAACGCGCCTGGCTCGCCGCCGCCCCGGCCGGCACCCACTGGGACCGCCTGCTGTTCAGCGCGAAGGAGTCCGTCTACAAGGCCTGGTTCCCGCTGGCCCGCCGCTGGCTCGGCTTCGAGGAGGCCCGCCTCACCGCCCTCCCGGACGGCACCTTCCACGCCGACCTCCTGGTCGACGGGCCGGTCACCGCCTTCTCCGGCCGCTGGCTGACCGCGGACGGCCTGATCCTGACCGCGATCGTCCACACCAGAGCCTGA
- a CDS encoding PIG-L family deacetylase, with amino-acid sequence MTYTIVSFHAHPDDETLLTGGTLARAAAEGHRVVLVTATLGEAGLASGGELGGRRHAELLAAAGALGCARVEVLGYRDSGLHAGTGGCFADAPVEEVAHRLAAILREEHADALTGYDARGGYGHPDHVQVHRVAPVAARLARTPLLLEATVDRRALRPLLAVLGLAGRLLPRLPLDGAATVFTPHEQLTHAVDVRRYARQKRAALRAHASQATGGPGIRTVAALAGLPAPIFAAVAGREWFIEPGRPRNRPLTDDVFATLRG; translated from the coding sequence ATGACCTACACGATCGTGTCCTTCCACGCGCATCCGGACGACGAGACGCTGCTGACCGGGGGCACGCTGGCGCGGGCCGCGGCCGAGGGGCACCGCGTGGTGCTGGTGACCGCGACGCTGGGCGAGGCCGGGCTCGCCTCCGGCGGCGAGCTGGGCGGCCGCCGGCACGCGGAGCTGCTGGCCGCGGCCGGGGCGCTGGGCTGCGCGCGGGTGGAGGTGCTCGGCTACCGCGACTCCGGCCTGCACGCCGGCACCGGCGGGTGCTTCGCGGACGCGCCGGTCGAGGAGGTGGCGCACCGGCTGGCCGCGATCCTGCGCGAGGAACACGCGGACGCGCTGACCGGCTACGACGCGCGCGGCGGCTACGGCCACCCGGACCACGTGCAGGTGCACCGCGTCGCGCCGGTGGCCGCGCGGCTCGCCCGGACGCCGCTGCTGCTGGAGGCCACCGTGGACCGCCGCGCGCTCCGGCCGCTGCTGGCCGTGCTCGGCCTCGCCGGCCGGCTGCTGCCGCGGCTGCCGCTGGACGGCGCCGCGACCGTGTTCACCCCGCACGAGCAGCTCACCCACGCGGTGGACGTGCGCCGCTACGCCCGCCAGAAGCGGGCCGCGCTGCGCGCCCACGCCAGCCAGGCCACCGGCGGCCCCGGCATCCGGACCGTGGCCGCGCTGGCCGGCCTGCCCGCCCCGATCTTCGCCGCGGTCGCGGGCCGGGAGTGGTTCATCGAGCCGGGCCGGCCACGCAACCGGCCACTGACCGACGACGTCTTCGCCACGCTGCGCGGCTAG